Proteins encoded together in one Desulfomicrobium apsheronum window:
- the ablA gene encoding lysine 2,3-aminomutase encodes MQIYSENQRRLAKIIAEDATRSNWTDWKWHVRNSIKSIEGVERLLGIQFTGKERAALKNTTEKFPMAITPYYLSLIDPKDYRNDPVFMQAFPSTDELRIESHDMSDPLHEDEDSPVPGLTHRYPDRVLLHVSNTCAMYCRHCTRKRKVGDRDSIPSRDDLRQGIEYIRNTPQVRDVLLSGGDPFLLSDDMLDWLLTEISSIEHVEVVRIGTRTPVVLPYRITDDLVEMLKKHHPLWINTHFNHPAEITASSKQALAKLANAGIPLGNQSVLLAGVNDCPRLIKVLNHKLVRNRVRPYYLYQCDLSEGLTHFRTPIGKGIEILESLRGHTSGFSIPTYVVDAPGGGGKIPLMPNYIISWTANKVVLRNYEGVITTYHEPAHYEPTYCDRECSTCNLQLREADAEEKAIGIESLLADWDDAQSLTPEENERIGRRTDAA; translated from the coding sequence ATGCAAATATATTCTGAAAACCAGCGTCGCCTGGCAAAAATCATTGCGGAAGACGCCACTCGTTCCAACTGGACGGATTGGAAGTGGCACGTACGCAACAGCATCAAAAGCATCGAAGGGGTCGAACGTCTACTCGGCATCCAATTTACCGGGAAGGAGCGGGCTGCGCTCAAAAATACCACTGAAAAGTTTCCCATGGCCATCACGCCGTACTATCTGTCCCTGATCGATCCCAAGGACTACCGCAACGATCCCGTGTTCATGCAGGCTTTTCCCTCGACCGACGAGCTGCGCATCGAAAGTCATGACATGAGCGACCCCCTGCACGAGGACGAAGATTCCCCCGTGCCCGGCCTGACCCACCGCTACCCGGACCGGGTGCTGCTGCATGTCAGCAACACCTGCGCCATGTATTGCCGCCACTGCACCCGCAAGCGCAAGGTCGGCGACCGTGATTCCATCCCGAGCCGCGATGATCTGCGCCAGGGCATCGAATACATCCGCAATACCCCGCAGGTGCGCGACGTGCTCCTGTCCGGAGGCGACCCCTTTCTGCTCTCCGACGACATGCTCGACTGGCTTCTGACCGAGATCAGCAGCATCGAGCACGTCGAGGTCGTGCGCATCGGCACACGCACCCCGGTGGTTCTGCCGTACCGCATCACCGATGATCTGGTCGAGATGCTCAAGAAGCATCATCCGCTCTGGATCAACACGCATTTCAATCATCCCGCGGAGATCACGGCCTCGTCCAAGCAGGCCCTGGCCAAGCTGGCCAACGCAGGCATCCCCCTTGGCAACCAGAGCGTGCTGCTGGCTGGCGTGAACGACTGTCCGCGCTTGATCAAGGTCCTGAATCACAAGCTGGTGCGCAATAGAGTGCGCCCCTACTATCTGTATCAGTGCGACCTGTCCGAAGGCCTGACCCATTTTCGCACGCCCATCGGCAAGGGCATCGAGATCCTGGAGAGCCTGCGCGGCCACACCAGCGGCTTCTCCATTCCGACCTACGTGGTCGATGCTCCGGGTGGCGGCGGCAAGATCCCGCTCATGCCCAACTACATCATCTCCTGGACCGCGAACAAGGTCGTGCTGCGCAACTACGAGGGCGTCATCACCACCTACCACGAGCCGGCCCATTACGAGCCGACCTACTGCGACCGGGAATGCTCGACCTGCAACCTGCAGTTGCGCGAGGCCGACGCCGAGGAGAAGGCCATCGGCATCGAAAGCCTGCTGGCCGACTGGGACGACGCCCAGAGCCTCACCCCCGAGGAGAACGAACGCATAGGGAGGCGCACTGATGCAGCCTGA
- the ppsA gene encoding phosphoenolpyruvate synthase translates to MEKQKAFVLWFDELGIEDVPLVGGKNASLGEMYRNLVPKGVPIPNGFAITAHAYRHLLKASGAMDKIKGIMEGLDTHDMDNLMERGSRVRALIRNLEIPADLQGAIISAYRKLEETYGKNVDMAVRSSATAEDLPDASFAGQQETYLNIRGVEDLLDACQRCFASLFTNRAISYRQDKGFDHFSIALSIGVQKMVRSDLSASGVMFSIDTETGFKDAVFLTGAWGLGENVVQGAVNPDEWYIFKPTLKKGFKPIIMKRVGGKAIKMIYTTDAKAPTKNVAVPEEDRRRLVINDDEVVALARMACTIEEHYSAHRGQFTPMDIEWAKDGQTGELFIVQARPETVHSLKDLAVLKKYVLTGKGETLVEGQSVGELIGQGPVQVIKSAGMIHTFRKGEVLVTDMTDPDWEPIMKIASAIVTNRGGRTCHAAIVSRELGIPCIVGTGNATTKLAQSEDVTVVCSEGSIGSVYRGLVPFEIQETDLGTLPKPKTKIMMNLASPEQAFEKSFIPNEGVGLAREEFIINSYIKIHPLALLNYEDLPDDILKRAIADMTSGYADKAEFFVDKLAEGVGMIAAAFYPKQVIVRLSDFKSNEYANLIGGKLFEPEEENPMIGWRGASRYYSPDYKEAFGLECRAMKKIREDMGLTNVEIMIPFPRTVEEAKQVIETMAEFGLRQGENGLKVIGMCEIPSNVIMAEEFLEVFDGFSIGTNDLTQLILGVDRDSSLVAHVYDERNPAVKRFVRQVIEVAVKKGKYIGICGQAPSDYPEFAEFVVECGIESMSLNPDTIIKTTLIVAELEKKLGLG, encoded by the coding sequence GTGGAGAAACAAAAAGCCTTCGTGCTCTGGTTTGACGAACTGGGAATAGAAGACGTTCCGCTGGTCGGCGGCAAGAACGCAAGCCTTGGCGAGATGTACCGTAACCTTGTGCCCAAGGGCGTGCCCATCCCGAATGGTTTCGCGATCACGGCCCATGCCTATCGCCACCTGCTCAAGGCTTCCGGGGCCATGGACAAGATCAAGGGCATAATGGAAGGCCTTGATACCCACGACATGGACAACCTCATGGAGCGCGGCAGCCGCGTCCGCGCCCTGATCCGCAATCTCGAAATTCCGGCGGACCTGCAGGGCGCCATCATAAGCGCCTACCGCAAGCTGGAAGAGACATATGGCAAAAATGTGGACATGGCCGTGCGCTCCTCGGCCACGGCTGAAGATCTGCCCGACGCCAGCTTCGCCGGCCAGCAGGAGACCTACCTGAACATCAGGGGCGTCGAAGACCTTCTGGACGCCTGCCAGCGCTGCTTTGCCTCCCTTTTCACCAACCGGGCCATTTCCTACCGCCAGGACAAGGGCTTCGATCATTTCTCCATCGCCCTGTCCATCGGCGTGCAGAAGATGGTGCGCTCTGACCTCTCGGCCAGCGGCGTCATGTTCTCCATCGACACCGAGACCGGCTTCAAGGACGCGGTCTTTCTGACCGGAGCCTGGGGCCTGGGCGAAAACGTGGTCCAGGGCGCGGTCAACCCGGATGAATGGTACATCTTCAAACCCACCCTCAAAAAAGGATTCAAGCCCATCATCATGAAGCGGGTCGGCGGCAAGGCCATCAAGATGATCTACACCACCGACGCCAAGGCTCCGACCAAGAACGTGGCCGTGCCCGAAGAGGACCGGCGCAGGCTGGTCATAAACGACGACGAGGTCGTGGCCCTGGCCCGCATGGCCTGCACCATCGAGGAACATTACAGCGCCCATCGCGGCCAGTTCACGCCCATGGACATCGAATGGGCCAAAGACGGCCAGACAGGTGAACTGTTCATCGTTCAGGCGCGGCCTGAGACAGTACATTCCCTGAAAGACCTGGCCGTCCTCAAGAAATACGTACTTACGGGAAAGGGGGAGACACTGGTCGAAGGCCAGTCCGTGGGCGAACTCATCGGGCAGGGGCCGGTGCAGGTCATCAAGTCGGCGGGAATGATCCACACCTTCCGCAAAGGAGAGGTCCTCGTCACGGACATGACCGACCCGGACTGGGAACCTATCATGAAGATCGCCTCGGCCATCGTGACCAACCGTGGCGGCAGGACCTGTCACGCGGCCATCGTCAGCCGGGAACTCGGCATTCCCTGCATCGTCGGCACCGGGAACGCCACCACCAAACTTGCCCAGAGCGAGGACGTGACCGTGGTCTGCTCCGAAGGTTCCATCGGCAGTGTCTACCGGGGGCTTGTGCCCTTCGAGATCCAGGAAACGGATCTTGGTACTCTGCCCAAACCCAAGACCAAGATCATGATGAACCTCGCGAGCCCCGAACAGGCCTTCGAGAAAAGTTTCATCCCCAATGAAGGAGTGGGCCTGGCGCGGGAGGAATTCATCATCAACTCCTACATCAAGATCCACCCCTTGGCGCTTCTGAACTACGAAGACCTGCCGGACGACATCCTGAAGCGCGCCATCGCCGACATGACCTCGGGCTATGCAGACAAGGCGGAATTTTTTGTCGACAAGCTGGCCGAAGGTGTGGGCATGATCGCGGCCGCATTTTATCCCAAACAGGTCATCGTGCGCCTCTCGGACTTCAAGTCCAACGAATACGCCAACCTCATCGGCGGCAAACTCTTCGAGCCGGAAGAGGAGAACCCCATGATCGGCTGGCGCGGGGCCTCGCGCTACTACTCCCCCGATTACAAGGAGGCCTTCGGTCTCGAATGCCGGGCCATGAAGAAAATCCGCGAGGACATGGGCCTGACCAACGTGGAGATCATGATCCCCTTCCCGCGCACCGTGGAAGAGGCGAAACAGGTCATCGAGACCATGGCCGAGTTCGGCCTGAGACAAGGCGAGAACGGACTTAAAGTCATCGGCATGTGCGAGATCCCGTCCAACGTGATCATGGCCGAGGAGTTCCTTGAAGTCTTCGACGGCTTCTCCATCGGCACCAACGATCTGACCCAGCTCATCCTCGGTGTGGACCGCGATTCATCCCTGGTGGCCCACGTCTACGACGAGCGAAATCCGGCCGTGAAGCGTTTCGTCAGGCAGGTTATCGAGGTGGCTGTCAAAAAGGGCAAGTACATCGGCATCTGCGGCCAGGCCCCCAGCGACTACCCCGAGTTCGCAGAGTTCGTGGTCGAGTGCGGCATCGAGTCCATGTCCCTCAATCCCGACACGATCATAAAAACCACCCTGATCGTGGCCGAGCTTGAAAAAAAGCTGGGCCTAGGCTGA
- a CDS encoding Na/Pi cotransporter family protein: MLNILVQTLGGLGIFILGMKLMTEGLQMAAGNRIRNVLKAVSDNRVVGFATGAAVTALVQSSSATTVMLISFVSAGLMSLTQAVGVMLGCNVGTTMTAQLIAFKLSNLALPAIALGVPLKYFSTRKKYRYLGEVILGFGLLFFGMTVMGDGLRPLRVEPEFIAFFTKFNAASFGGILLCVATGCGLTIVLQSSSATVGLTMALATQGLLDFPSAMALVLGENIGTTITAELATIGASNIDSHRAARSNTMFNVLGVVIMLLIFPWFLVGVEWITQNVMGAQPWNLHVGEEYPHVARYLANGHTLFNLTNALVFLVFLPLLVRVGTWLSPKDKTTGDSLFRQPVFEQNVEDNPVAALAQVRGEIHRMSLTVRAAYNNALECLETRDHRTIRQRQRFEDQVNAMHRAISTFLAKTMQSEINEAISNDIAEQMRVVNNLERIGDAVEAFGLLCEDIVDKELKFNEVAMRDLFIIAAKVDEFLRMISDALIREPENLMEKAEEAERTIDAMRESMRESHIERLKIGKCGIEGGLTFINLLARLEKIGDYCYSIARSVTSEN, from the coding sequence ATGCTCAATATTTTGGTTCAGACCCTTGGAGGACTCGGCATTTTCATCCTCGGGATGAAGCTCATGACCGAGGGCCTGCAGATGGCTGCGGGCAACAGGATACGCAACGTCTTAAAAGCCGTGTCCGACAACAGGGTGGTGGGTTTTGCAACGGGCGCGGCTGTGACCGCCCTGGTGCAGTCATCCTCGGCCACCACGGTCATGCTCATAAGCTTCGTCTCGGCCGGGCTCATGTCGTTGACCCAGGCCGTGGGCGTAATGCTCGGCTGCAACGTGGGCACGACCATGACCGCCCAGCTCATCGCCTTCAAACTCTCCAACCTCGCCCTGCCGGCCATCGCGCTCGGGGTTCCGCTCAAATATTTTTCCACGCGCAAGAAATACCGCTATCTGGGCGAAGTCATTCTGGGTTTCGGTCTGCTCTTTTTCGGCATGACGGTCATGGGCGACGGGCTGAGACCGCTGCGGGTGGAGCCTGAATTCATAGCCTTTTTCACCAAATTCAATGCCGCATCCTTTGGCGGTATACTTCTTTGCGTGGCCACCGGCTGCGGGCTGACCATAGTGCTTCAGTCCTCCTCGGCCACGGTGGGCCTGACCATGGCCCTGGCCACCCAGGGCCTGCTCGACTTTCCTTCCGCCATGGCCCTGGTTCTCGGCGAGAACATCGGAACCACCATCACGGCCGAACTGGCCACCATCGGGGCGTCGAACATCGACTCCCATCGGGCGGCGCGTTCCAACACCATGTTCAACGTGCTCGGGGTAGTGATCATGCTGCTCATTTTCCCCTGGTTTTTGGTGGGTGTGGAATGGATAACCCAAAATGTCATGGGAGCACAGCCCTGGAACCTCCATGTGGGTGAGGAATATCCCCATGTGGCCCGCTATCTGGCCAACGGCCACACGCTTTTCAACCTTACCAACGCGCTCGTTTTTCTGGTCTTCCTGCCTCTGCTGGTGCGGGTGGGAACCTGGCTTTCCCCCAAGGATAAGACCACGGGCGACTCCCTCTTTCGCCAGCCGGTCTTTGAACAGAACGTCGAGGACAACCCCGTGGCCGCGCTGGCCCAGGTGCGCGGCGAGATTCACCGCATGTCGCTGACCGTGCGCGCGGCGTACAACAACGCCCTGGAGTGTCTGGAGACTCGGGATCATCGCACCATCCGGCAGCGGCAGCGCTTCGAGGACCAGGTCAACGCCATGCACAGGGCCATCTCGACCTTCCTGGCCAAGACCATGCAAAGCGAGATCAACGAGGCCATCTCCAACGACATCGCCGAGCAGATGCGGGTCGTCAATAACCTCGAACGCATCGGTGATGCCGTGGAGGCGTTTGGCCTGCTGTGCGAGGACATCGTTGATAAGGAGTTGAAATTCAACGAGGTCGCCATGCGCGATTTGTTCATCATCGCCGCCAAGGTCGATGAATTCCTGAGGATGATCAGCGACGCCCTGATCAGGGAGCCCGAGAATTTGATGGAGAAGGCCGAGGAGGCCGAACGGACCATCGACGCCATGCGCGAATCCATGCGTGAATCCCATATCGAGCGGCTCAAGATCGGCAAATGCGGGATCGAAGGCGGCCTGACCTTCATCAACCTCCTGGCCCGGCTCGAAAAAATCGGCGATTACTGCTACTCCATTGCCCGCTCCGTGACCTCCGAGAACTAG
- the ablB gene encoding putative beta-lysine N-acetyltransferase: MQPDSMIRMTGALLQHGPASDRVYLMKLASPDVPRIIRFMEQLASTNGYTKLFAKVPGPAEGWFRAQGFKVEARVPNMFNGSQDGCFMAKYPKRERSVIRSPKLVQDVLSTAREQSLQNGRTLPEGWTIAVMKPEDAKAMAGLYRRVFETYPFPIDDEGYLLSTMDSHVRYFGVRDTEGNLTALASAEMDCTSGNVEMTDFATLPENRGKGLACILLAHMEKEMARAGIDTAYTIARAHATGMNIVFARQGYSFAGTLPNNTQIKGDLESMNVWYKPLEARDKTL; this comes from the coding sequence ATGCAGCCTGACAGCATGATCCGCATGACAGGAGCCCTGCTCCAGCACGGACCGGCCAGCGACCGTGTCTATCTGATGAAACTGGCGTCCCCGGATGTGCCGCGCATCATCCGCTTCATGGAACAGTTGGCCTCGACCAACGGCTACACCAAGCTCTTCGCCAAGGTGCCCGGACCGGCCGAGGGCTGGTTCAGGGCCCAGGGCTTCAAGGTCGAAGCCAGGGTCCCGAACATGTTCAACGGCAGCCAGGACGGCTGTTTCATGGCCAAGTATCCCAAACGCGAACGCTCCGTCATCCGCAGCCCGAAGCTGGTGCAGGATGTGCTCAGCACCGCCAGGGAGCAGAGCCTGCAAAATGGACGCACCCTGCCCGAGGGCTGGACCATCGCAGTCATGAAGCCCGAAGACGCAAAGGCCATGGCAGGCCTCTACCGCCGTGTCTTCGAGACCTATCCCTTCCCCATTGATGATGAAGGCTACCTTCTCTCAACAATGGATTCGCATGTGCGCTACTTCGGTGTACGCGACACCGAAGGAAACTTGACAGCCCTGGCCTCGGCTGAAATGGATTGCACCTCCGGGAACGTGGAGATGACCGACTTCGCCACATTGCCGGAAAACCGCGGCAAGGGGCTGGCCTGCATTCTCCTGGCGCACATGGAAAAGGAGATGGCAAGGGCCGGAATCGACACCGCCTATACCATCGCCCGAGCTCATGCCACCGGCATGAATATTGTTTTCGCCCGGCAGGGATACTCCTTCGCCGGGACTTTACCCAACAACACCCAGATCAAAGGCGATCTTGAGAGCATGAATGTCTGGTACAAACCCCTTGAAGCCCGCGACAAAACGCTTTGA
- a CDS encoding sensor histidine kinase — translation MRFPFFHSIRATLVFLVLLAVLPALGIMLFSGYSLRVNMIESAEEGALRQIQVMGSRHEQVVDNARLLLATLAKAREIQMLDPQGSRLLLEEMLSRNGAYTALALYDLQGRMVSASPADAFSSGEEQACLQEAREHMHFSMGSYHLVSGTQNVVVEFAQPVVDLEGSLRGVLAASFDLSYFGRIFTEAHLPEGSIFTLTDADGTRLTRFPETEKYTWVPDLPRMITRMSGERAEGTFLEKGVDGVRRLYSFKRVQFGEDPSRPLMIRLGQPEDLALAEARRALFRNTFLLVLATVLAVVVARFVGELTIMRRLKRLLAAADRLGTGDLSTRTDLDHAEGELGVLAAAFDRMAGSLQVQDSERRRAEEECCLLNTDLEERVETRTAELATANTELQTALENLRQAQGQLVMSEKLAALGGLVAGVAHEINTPVGVALSATSTLAEKNRVISELFATGEMKRSDLSEYLESTREGAEMSLINLNRASDLIRSFKMVAADQVSESRRGFNVREYIGQVLLSLRPKLKRTTHRIEVECDEDLVIDSYPGAFSQILTNFIVNSLTHAFGEKETGLIRIEIAKNDGMLNLTYSDDGCGIAPEYQDRVFEPFFTTARAKGSTGLGLHIVFNIVTSTLGGTITCCSAPGQGTSFQVRMPLQREGT, via the coding sequence ATGAGATTTCCATTTTTTCATTCCATCCGCGCGACGCTGGTCTTTCTGGTGCTCCTGGCCGTGCTGCCTGCATTGGGCATCATGCTTTTCTCGGGCTATTCGCTGCGGGTGAACATGATAGAGAGCGCCGAGGAGGGAGCCCTGCGCCAGATCCAGGTCATGGGCTCCCGTCATGAACAGGTTGTGGACAACGCACGGTTGCTGCTGGCCACCCTGGCCAAGGCGCGCGAAATACAGATGCTCGACCCCCAGGGTTCCAGGCTTCTGCTGGAAGAAATGCTCTCCCGCAACGGCGCCTACACAGCCTTGGCCTTGTACGATCTGCAGGGGCGCATGGTGTCGGCTTCTCCGGCGGATGCCTTTTCCTCCGGGGAGGAGCAGGCCTGCTTGCAGGAAGCCAGGGAACACATGCATTTCAGCATGGGGAGCTATCACCTTGTTTCCGGCACCCAGAATGTTGTCGTCGAATTTGCCCAGCCTGTCGTCGACCTGGAAGGATCGCTGCGCGGCGTGCTCGCGGCCTCCTTTGATCTGAGCTATTTCGGGCGTATTTTTACCGAGGCCCATCTGCCCGAGGGATCCATCTTCACCCTGACCGATGCTGACGGCACGCGACTGACCCGGTTTCCGGAAACCGAAAAATACACCTGGGTGCCCGATCTTCCCCGGATGATAACGAGGATGTCCGGGGAAAGGGCCGAGGGCACTTTTTTGGAAAAGGGCGTGGACGGGGTGCGCCGTCTTTACAGTTTCAAACGGGTGCAGTTCGGGGAGGATCCGTCAAGGCCGCTCATGATCCGTCTTGGCCAGCCCGAAGACTTGGCGCTGGCCGAGGCCAGACGGGCGCTTTTTCGCAATACGTTCCTTCTTGTGCTGGCGACGGTTCTGGCCGTGGTGGTGGCCCGGTTCGTGGGAGAGTTGACCATCATGCGCCGTCTGAAGCGGCTGCTAGCGGCGGCGGATCGTCTTGGGACGGGCGATCTGAGCACGCGCACGGATCTTGACCACGCAGAAGGCGAACTCGGGGTGCTCGCGGCCGCCTTTGACCGCATGGCCGGGAGTCTGCAGGTCCAGGATTCCGAGCGCAGGCGGGCCGAGGAGGAATGCTGCCTGCTGAACACGGATCTGGAGGAGCGGGTCGAGACCCGCACCGCAGAGCTGGCTACGGCCAACACGGAACTGCAAACCGCCCTTGAAAATCTCCGTCAGGCCCAGGGGCAGCTGGTCATGTCCGAGAAGCTCGCCGCCCTGGGCGGGCTGGTGGCCGGAGTGGCGCACGAAATCAACACGCCGGTGGGCGTGGCTCTGTCCGCTACGTCGACCCTGGCCGAAAAGAACCGGGTCATCAGCGAACTTTTCGCCACGGGCGAAATGAAACGGAGCGACCTGTCGGAATATCTGGAGTCCACTCGCGAGGGCGCGGAGATGAGCCTGATCAATCTGAACCGCGCCTCGGATCTGATCCGCAGTTTCAAGATGGTCGCGGCAGATCAGGTTTCCGAATCCCGCCGTGGTTTCAACGTGCGCGAATACATCGGGCAGGTGCTCCTCAGCCTCAGACCCAAGCTGAAAAGAACCACGCATCGGATCGAGGTCGAATGCGACGAGGATTTGGTCATCGACAGCTATCCCGGCGCGTTTTCCCAGATCCTGACCAATTTCATCGTCAACTCCCTGACCCATGCCTTCGGCGAAAAGGAGACGGGCCTGATACGCATCGAAATCGCAAAAAACGACGGCATGCTGAACCTGACCTATTCAGACGACGGGTGCGGCATCGCCCCTGAATATCAGGACAGGGTCTTCGAGCCCTTTTTCACCACTGCCCGGGCCAAGGGTTCCACCGGCCTTGGCCTGCATATCGTCTTCAACATCGTGACCAGCACATTGGGCGGCACCATCACCTGTTGCAGTGCCCCGGGCCAGGGCACCTCGTTTCAGGTACGCATGCCCCTGCAAAGAGAGGGCACATGA
- a CDS encoding YitT family protein translates to MSGTNPLKPATKRFELAYSIRWNLFLITSGALLCAFAMKGIAIPQQFIPGGFFGVGALIYYSTGWLTPGILFFLINLPAFILGWYKLSPRFVLYSLYGLVVMTVAFELMNVTVEIHDQFYAAVACGVLNGLGGGLILRSLGSGGGLDILAVYLFQNYNIGVGKVYFGFNLGLFLLCLTIMPVDLVIVSLILVFISSVMVEQTLSLFSQRKVVFIISDHSEAISQSILDSLKQSATFLKGMGAFSKREKNVLMTVVNNIQLKKLEEITFTHDPQALFIVENTFTVLGSSFSKRKIY, encoded by the coding sequence ATGTCTGGTACAAACCCCTTGAAGCCCGCGACAAAACGCTTTGAGTTGGCCTACTCCATCCGCTGGAATCTTTTTCTGATCACCAGCGGAGCGCTCCTGTGCGCCTTCGCCATGAAAGGCATCGCCATTCCCCAGCAGTTCATACCCGGCGGTTTTTTCGGCGTGGGCGCGCTCATCTATTATTCGACGGGATGGCTGACCCCGGGCATTCTCTTCTTTCTGATCAACCTGCCCGCCTTCATCCTGGGATGGTACAAGCTCAGTCCCCGTTTCGTGCTCTACAGCCTCTACGGGCTGGTGGTCATGACCGTGGCCTTCGAGCTCATGAACGTCACCGTCGAGATCCATGACCAATTCTACGCGGCCGTCGCCTGCGGCGTGCTGAACGGACTCGGCGGCGGACTCATCCTGCGCTCCCTGGGGTCGGGAGGCGGCCTTGACATCCTCGCGGTCTATCTCTTCCAGAATTACAATATCGGCGTGGGCAAGGTCTATTTCGGTTTCAATCTCGGGCTCTTCCTCCTGTGTCTGACCATCATGCCCGTCGATCTGGTCATCGTCTCCCTGATTCTGGTCTTCATCTCCTCCGTAATGGTCGAACAGACTCTCTCGCTCTTTTCGCAGCGCAAGGTCGTCTTCATCATCTCCGATCATTCCGAAGCCATCAGCCAGAGCATCCTCGACTCCTTGAAGCAAAGCGCCACCTTTTTAAAAGGCATGGGAGCGTTCAGCAAACGCGAAAAGAACGTGCTCATGACCGTGGTCAACAACATCCAACTCAAGAAGCTCGAAGAGATAACCTTCACCCACGACCCGCAGGCCCTCTTCATCGTCGAGAACACCTTCACGGTGCTGGGTTCAAGTTTCTCCAAGCGCAAGATCTACTGA
- a CDS encoding HD-GYP domain-containing protein, which translates to MFSSRNVPLVTYVRRTLVARLAIMATVIAVAMAVFAYVAEERMLKEEIVTEARADIGELVARTREIVAQTDVTPAAAFDRALGEFGATRRLTTRGKIVYAKFSGRDKAEEREYLDTTFAEHQAVWEHVHADGASASYTELPWVETKRIAKLLAVHAVLLLGDPARDEAGTAEIVFIPAPAVVASMKRKSVFTAGIVVLITLATTGLLYPVVLRLTNRLVAFSRNMQAANFETLSLLGCIVAKRDSDTDEHNYRVTMYALRMGEALDLRTPQMRALTMGAFLHDVGKIAIRDDILLKPGRLTPDEFEIMKTHVRHGLDVIARSTWLREARDVVGGHHEKFDGAGYPDGLEGKEIPLTARIFAVADVFDALTSRRPYKAPLSCGEALDILEQGRGTHFDPEVVDLFAGMAKTLHEHYAHKTGSDLKAELIDMSWRYFQHDAQTLI; encoded by the coding sequence ATGTTTTCCTCGCGCAACGTCCCCCTTGTCACCTACGTACGCCGCACCCTTGTCGCCAGGCTGGCCATCATGGCCACGGTCATCGCGGTGGCCATGGCCGTCTTCGCCTACGTGGCCGAAGAGCGCATGCTCAAAGAGGAAATCGTGACCGAGGCCCGGGCGGACATCGGGGAACTGGTCGCAAGGACCCGGGAGATTGTGGCCCAGACGGACGTCACGCCAGCGGCGGCCTTTGACCGAGCCCTGGGCGAATTCGGCGCCACAAGGCGGCTCACCACGCGCGGCAAGATCGTTTACGCCAAATTCAGCGGACGGGACAAAGCGGAAGAGCGGGAATACCTGGACACGACTTTCGCCGAGCACCAGGCGGTCTGGGAACATGTCCACGCGGACGGGGCATCCGCCTCCTACACAGAACTCCCATGGGTCGAAACAAAGCGCATCGCGAAGCTTCTCGCGGTCCACGCCGTGCTGCTTCTTGGGGATCCCGCGCGGGACGAGGCGGGAACGGCCGAGATCGTTTTCATCCCAGCCCCGGCCGTAGTGGCCTCCATGAAAAGGAAATCCGTCTTCACCGCAGGTATCGTGGTGCTCATCACCCTGGCCACGACCGGACTCCTCTACCCGGTCGTGCTGCGCCTGACCAACCGGCTGGTGGCCTTCTCCCGCAACATGCAGGCCGCGAACTTCGAGACCCTCTCGCTGCTTGGGTGCATCGTCGCCAAGCGCGACAGCGACACGGACGAGCACAACTACAGGGTGACCATGTACGCCCTGCGCATGGGCGAGGCCCTCGATCTGCGCACGCCCCAGATGCGCGCCCTGACCATGGGCGCCTTCCTGCACGACGTAGGCAAGATCGCCATCAGGGACGATATCCTGCTCAAGCCCGGCAGGCTCACGCCGGATGAATTCGAAATCATGAAGACCCATGTCCGGCACGGGCTGGACGTCATCGCGCGCTCGACCTGGCTGCGCGAGGCGCGCGACGTGGTCGGCGGGCATCACGAGAAGTTCGACGGAGCAGGCTATCCCGATGGCCTGGAAGGCAAGGAGATCCCCCTGACCGCACGCATCTTCGCCGTGGCCGACGTCTTCGACGCCCTGACCTCGCGCAGGCCATACAAGGCACCGCTCAGCTGCGGGGAGGCGCTGGACATCCTTGAACAGGGCCGCGGGACGCATTTTGACCCGGAGGTCGTGGACCTCTTTGCGGGCATGGCCAAAACCCTGCACGAGCATTACGCGCACAAGACCGGCAGCGACCTCAAGGCCGAACTCATCGACATGTCCTGGAGATATTTCCAGCACGATGCCCAGACGCTGATCTGA